From a region of the Streptomyces venezuelae genome:
- a CDS encoding ABC transporter ATP-binding protein, with amino-acid sequence MIEAVGLTKRYGAKTAVDQLSFQVKPGHVTGFLGPNGSGKSTTMRMIVGLDRPTSGHVTINGRPFRELPNAQRHVGALLDAKAVHGGRRARAHLLSIAQLSGIPEKRVDEVLAVVGLQDAARQRTKGFSLGMGQRLGIATALLGDPQVLLFDEPVNGLDPEGILWVRNLMRRLASEGRTVLVSSHLMSEMALTADHLIVIGRGRLLADMGTQEFIAHNSAGFARVRTADTDPDGRDTLGKALAKGGGRVLQEPDGALRVTGLELSRISDLAHEAGVRLWELSPHRASLEEAYMRMTQSSVEYTSTDDPRAELWEPEPLTVPAWEDETEAESAPDVPQTGFFAPPPPGAGGQPFLMPGKPGELASTTRNTTPRTPEDTP; translated from the coding sequence ATGATCGAGGCAGTCGGCCTGACCAAGCGCTACGGCGCCAAGACCGCCGTCGACCAGCTGTCCTTCCAGGTCAAGCCGGGTCACGTCACCGGCTTCCTGGGGCCCAACGGCTCCGGGAAGTCCACCACCATGCGCATGATCGTGGGCCTGGACCGGCCCACGTCCGGTCATGTCACGATCAACGGCCGACCCTTCCGGGAGCTGCCGAACGCCCAGCGGCACGTCGGGGCCCTGCTCGACGCCAAGGCCGTGCACGGCGGCCGCCGGGCCCGCGCCCACCTGCTCTCCATCGCCCAGCTCTCCGGGATCCCCGAGAAGCGGGTGGACGAGGTGCTGGCCGTGGTCGGCCTCCAGGACGCCGCCCGGCAGCGCACGAAGGGCTTCTCGCTCGGCATGGGCCAGCGGCTCGGCATCGCCACCGCCCTGCTCGGTGACCCGCAGGTGCTGCTGTTCGACGAGCCGGTCAACGGTCTCGACCCCGAGGGCATCCTCTGGGTCCGCAACCTCATGCGCCGCCTCGCCTCCGAGGGCCGCACCGTCCTCGTCTCCTCGCACCTGATGAGCGAGATGGCACTGACCGCCGACCACCTGATCGTCATCGGCCGGGGACGGCTGCTGGCCGACATGGGCACCCAGGAGTTCATCGCGCACAACTCGGCCGGATTCGCTCGGGTGCGGACGGCCGACACCGATCCAGATGGCCGGGACACGCTGGGTAAGGCCCTCGCCAAAGGGGGCGGGCGGGTCCTCCAGGAGCCCGACGGAGCACTGCGTGTGACCGGGCTGGAGCTGTCGCGCATCTCCGACCTCGCGCACGAGGCGGGCGTACGCCTGTGGGAGCTGTCCCCGCACCGGGCCTCGCTGGAGGAGGCGTACATGCGGATGACCCAGTCGAGCGTCGAGTACACCTCCACCGACGACCCGCGGGCCGAGCTGTGGGAGCCGGAGCCGCTAACCGTCCCCGCCTGGGAGGACGAGACGGAGGCCGAGTCGGCTCCCGACGTCCCGCAGACCGGCTTCTTCGCGCCCCCGCCGCCCGGCGCCGGCGGGCAGCCCTTCCTGATGCCCGGCAAGCCGGGCGAGCTCGCGAGCACCACCAGGAACACCACCCCGCGCACCCCCGAGGACACCCCATGA
- a CDS encoding ATP/GTP-binding protein, whose translation MSPRNNRPRGGETPDERPGTGLDRYGLERTEEYQGEDWKVRHVAGASAAGKRYRCPGCDQEIPSGTPHLVAWPEYGGVDDRRHWHKACWNAKDRRTSKVQRSRNAPRY comes from the coding sequence GTGTCACCGCGCAACAACCGCCCCAGGGGCGGCGAGACTCCGGACGAACGCCCCGGCACCGGCCTCGACCGGTACGGGCTGGAGCGCACGGAGGAGTACCAGGGCGAGGACTGGAAGGTCCGGCACGTGGCCGGCGCGAGCGCGGCGGGCAAGCGCTACCGCTGCCCCGGCTGCGACCAGGAGATCCCCTCCGGCACCCCGCACCTGGTGGCCTGGCCCGAGTACGGCGGCGTGGACGACCGCCGGCACTGGCACAAGGCCTGCTGGAACGCGAAGGACCGCCGCACCTCCAAGGTGCAGCGGTCCCGTAACGCCCCCCGGTACTGA
- a CDS encoding LLM class flavin-dependent oxidoreductase gives MRVGAFVLAAQFPGQGQGEALHRAVRTAEVAEEAGLDSVWLAEHHFVPYGVCPSAVTLAALLLGRTRRLRVGTAVSVLPSTHPVALGEQAALLHVTSGGRFVLGVGRGGPWVDLEVFGGGLDRYENGFPEALDLLRRWLTEARVGAAGERYGFREVAVVPRPSEALDEDTAGPEVVVACTSPSSVRLAAERGLPMLLGMHCGDESKAEMVALWRSTALAAGHSREHVAGAGHVSAGVCQIADRTADAREMLMKAMPGWLRQGLDAHVTVDGRARAMRDPVAYTELLCDLHPVGTPQVAADRLAATSARTGITRFALLTEGSGDLAATEENVRRLGAEVLPRLG, from the coding sequence ATGCGCGTAGGAGCGTTTGTACTGGCGGCCCAGTTCCCGGGCCAGGGACAGGGAGAGGCACTGCACCGGGCGGTGCGGACCGCCGAGGTGGCCGAGGAGGCCGGGCTCGACTCGGTCTGGCTCGCCGAGCACCATTTCGTCCCGTACGGGGTCTGCCCCTCGGCGGTGACCCTGGCGGCCCTGCTGCTGGGCCGGACCCGGCGGCTGCGGGTGGGCACGGCGGTGAGCGTGCTGCCGAGCACGCACCCGGTGGCGCTCGGGGAGCAGGCCGCCCTGCTGCACGTGACCTCGGGCGGCCGGTTCGTCCTCGGGGTGGGCCGCGGCGGGCCGTGGGTCGACCTGGAGGTGTTCGGGGGTGGCCTGGACCGTTACGAGAACGGCTTCCCGGAGGCCCTGGACCTGCTGCGGCGCTGGCTGACGGAGGCCCGGGTGGGCGCTGCCGGAGAGCGGTACGGATTCCGCGAGGTGGCCGTCGTCCCGCGGCCCTCGGAGGCCCTGGACGAGGACACGGCGGGGCCCGAGGTCGTCGTGGCCTGCACCTCGCCTTCGTCGGTGCGGCTGGCCGCGGAGCGGGGGCTGCCGATGCTCCTCGGGATGCACTGCGGGGACGAGAGCAAGGCCGAGATGGTCGCGCTGTGGCGCAGCACGGCGCTGGCGGCGGGCCACTCCCGCGAGCACGTGGCGGGCGCCGGACACGTCTCCGCCGGGGTGTGCCAGATCGCGGACCGCACGGCGGACGCGCGGGAGATGCTGATGAAGGCGATGCCGGGCTGGCTCAGGCAGGGCCTCGACGCGCATGTGACGGTGGACGGCCGGGCGCGCGCGATGCGGGATCCGGTCGCCTACACGGAACTGCTGTGCGACCTGCACCCGGTGGGTACCCCGCAGGTGGCGGCGGACCGGCTGGCGGCCACGTCGGCACGGACGGGCATCACGCGCTTCGCCCTCCTGACGGAGGGCTCGGGCGATCTCGCCGCGACGGAGGAGAACGTACGCCGGCTCGGCGCCGAAGTCCTTCCCCGCCTCGGCTGA
- the nucS gene encoding endonuclease NucS yields MRLVIARCSVDYAGRLTAHLPSAPRLILVKADGSVSIHADDRAYKPLNWMSPPCTLKEGSGDEANIWTVVNKAGEKLIITMEEVLHDSSHELGTDPGLIKDGVEAHLQELLADRIETLGEGYTLIRREYMTAIGPVDILCRDASGATVAVEIKRRGEIDGVEQLTRYLELLNRDPHLAPVRGVFAAQEIKPQAKVLATDRGMDCVVLDYNALRGIEDDKLRLF; encoded by the coding sequence ATGCGTCTCGTCATCGCCCGCTGCTCCGTCGACTACGCGGGCCGGCTCACCGCCCATCTGCCCTCGGCACCCCGTCTGATCCTCGTGAAGGCCGACGGCAGTGTCTCGATCCACGCGGACGACCGAGCGTACAAACCGCTCAACTGGATGTCGCCGCCGTGCACCCTCAAGGAGGGGAGCGGCGATGAGGCCAACATCTGGACGGTCGTCAACAAGGCGGGCGAGAAGCTCATCATCACCATGGAGGAAGTCCTCCACGACTCCTCCCACGAGCTCGGCACCGACCCCGGGCTCATCAAGGACGGCGTCGAGGCACACCTCCAGGAACTCCTCGCGGACCGCATCGAAACGCTGGGCGAGGGCTACACGCTGATCCGGCGCGAGTACATGACGGCGATCGGCCCGGTGGACATCCTGTGCCGGGACGCCTCGGGCGCGACGGTGGCCGTGGAGATCAAGCGCCGGGGCGAGATCGACGGGGTCGAGCAGCTGACCCGTTACCTCGAACTCCTCAACCGCGACCCGCACCTGGCCCCCGTCCGGGGCGTCTTCGCGGCCCAGGAGATCAAGCCGCAGGCGAAGGTCCTGGCGACGGACCGCGGCATGGACTGCGTGGTCCTGGACTACAACGCGCTGCGCGGTATCGAGGACGACAAGCTGCGCCTGTTCTGA
- a CDS encoding ABC transporter permease: MAFTAVLQSEWTKIRTVASTSWTLALAFLVTVGFAALFSATFDLDSLPASQRDSFDPTAMALGSMELGQLAMIVFGVLVVSTEYSTGMIRTSLAAVPRREQFLLGKMAVATALALIVGMLTSFVSFFLTQALLGDLGIGIGEEHVLRAVTGAGLYLALLALFCMGVAAMLRSSVAAISVLVPFFLIVSNLLVGFDATRTVGQYLPSKAGSAIMQVVPNAFDAPDTPYGPWGGFGIMALWTLASVLGGYAVLRKRDA, encoded by the coding sequence ATGGCCTTCACCGCCGTTCTGCAGTCCGAGTGGACCAAGATCCGCACGGTCGCCTCCACGAGCTGGACCCTCGCCCTCGCCTTCCTCGTCACCGTCGGGTTCGCCGCGCTGTTCAGCGCCACGTTCGACCTCGACAGCCTGCCGGCGAGCCAGCGGGACAGCTTCGACCCCACCGCGATGGCCCTCGGTTCGATGGAACTCGGCCAGCTGGCCATGATCGTCTTCGGTGTGCTGGTCGTGAGCACCGAATACAGCACGGGCATGATCCGCACCTCGCTGGCCGCCGTACCCCGCCGTGAGCAGTTCCTGCTCGGCAAGATGGCGGTGGCGACGGCGCTGGCCCTGATCGTCGGGATGCTGACCAGCTTCGTGTCGTTCTTCCTCACCCAGGCGCTGCTCGGTGACCTCGGTATCGGCATCGGCGAGGAGCACGTGCTGCGTGCCGTGACCGGCGCCGGACTGTACCTGGCCCTGCTGGCCCTCTTCTGCATGGGCGTGGCGGCCATGCTGCGCAGCTCGGTCGCCGCCATCAGCGTCCTGGTCCCGTTCTTCCTGATCGTCTCGAACCTCCTCGTCGGTTTCGACGCGACCCGTACGGTCGGCCAGTACCTGCCGAGCAAGGCCGGAAGCGCGATCATGCAGGTCGTGCCCAACGCGTTCGACGCCCCCGACACCCCGTACGGCCCGTGGGGCGGCTTCGGGATCATGGCCCTCTGGACGCTGGCCTCGGTACTCGGGGGCTACGCCGTCCTCCGCAAGAGGGACGCCTGA
- a CDS encoding ABC transporter permease: MTPTTTKAEQSGSYSSPLATPRPHLGHAMASEWTKLVSLRSTLWTLGALVLTVVGVGLTVVSQTTDVDYTQINFTTPALIGLLVGQLAVIVLGVLTISSEHGTGLVRTTFTAAPDRYRVLTAKYLVFSMVAFAVTALSVFVVGVTAAVMRGGTASGPHAAGEWFGALLGCGYVTLLGVLALAIGALVRHSAGAIAVMLGLVTLPPVIGAMLSMWEAVASAGELILRHNVPVALMTLFGLPQGGDVGPEPSTLSQLMLILLVTGGAVTASYVIVGRRDV; encoded by the coding sequence ATGACCCCGACGACCACGAAGGCGGAGCAGTCCGGGAGCTACAGCTCCCCCCTCGCCACGCCGCGGCCGCACCTGGGGCACGCCATGGCCTCGGAGTGGACCAAGCTGGTCTCGCTCCGCTCCACCCTGTGGACGCTGGGTGCGCTCGTGCTCACCGTGGTCGGCGTCGGCCTGACCGTCGTCTCGCAGACCACGGACGTGGACTACACGCAGATCAACTTCACCACTCCCGCGCTCATCGGCCTGCTGGTCGGCCAGCTGGCAGTGATCGTCCTCGGGGTGCTGACCATCAGCTCGGAGCACGGCACCGGGCTCGTGCGGACCACCTTCACCGCCGCCCCGGACCGGTACCGGGTGCTCACCGCCAAGTACCTCGTCTTCAGCATGGTGGCCTTCGCCGTCACCGCGCTGTCGGTCTTCGTCGTCGGGGTCACCGCGGCGGTCATGCGCGGGGGCACCGCGTCCGGCCCGCACGCGGCCGGCGAATGGTTCGGAGCGCTGCTCGGCTGCGGCTACGTCACCCTGCTCGGCGTGCTGGCGCTGGCGATCGGCGCGCTGGTGCGGCACTCGGCCGGGGCGATCGCGGTGATGCTGGGCCTGGTCACGCTGCCGCCGGTGATAGGGGCCATGCTCAGCATGTGGGAGGCCGTCGCGTCCGCCGGCGAGCTCATCCTGCGCCACAACGTACCGGTGGCGCTCATGACGCTGTTCGGCCTGCCGCAGGGCGGCGACGTGGGCCCGGAGCCGAGCACCCTGTCGCAGCTGATGCTCATCCTGCTGGTCACCGGCGGCGCGGTGACCGCCTCGTACGTGATCGTCGGCCGCCGGGACGTGTAG
- a CDS encoding SCO5389 family protein: protein MSLDVSPALLEQAERGEVDEAAFVDCVRTSLPFAWEMISSLVAQLKVDGGEFADNQTPPPDEQARGQLLRALASDAIRGALQRHFGVRLAFQNCHRVAVFPLDSSVDDRLAKFTSIRGQLLNQSPELRDC from the coding sequence ATGTCGCTCGACGTCTCACCGGCCCTACTCGAACAGGCCGAGCGAGGCGAGGTCGACGAAGCCGCTTTCGTCGACTGCGTCCGGACCTCCCTGCCCTTCGCCTGGGAGATGATCAGCTCGCTGGTGGCTCAGCTGAAGGTGGACGGCGGAGAGTTCGCCGACAACCAGACGCCGCCGCCGGACGAGCAGGCGCGGGGGCAGCTGCTGCGCGCCCTCGCGAGTGACGCGATACGCGGTGCGCTGCAGCGGCACTTCGGAGTGCGCCTGGCATTCCAGAACTGTCACCGGGTTGCGGTGTTCCCGCTGGATTCCTCGGTGGACGACCGGCTGGCCAAGTTCACATCGATCCGCGGCCAGCTGCTCAACCAGTCGCCGGAACTGCGGGACTGCTAG